A single region of the Elgaria multicarinata webbii isolate HBS135686 ecotype San Diego chromosome 14, rElgMul1.1.pri, whole genome shotgun sequence genome encodes:
- the LOC134408814 gene encoding E3 ubiquitin-protein ligase TRIM52-like gives MAAEGLFKELFDAMTCPICLVCFKDPVMLDCGHNFCKACVDQYWAESDGASACPECWKLFQQRGGRPNWQLAGVVQLVKKLWWEMRAEVKRDMCKKHRSPLKLFCKDDQAPLCVVCKDTEAHKGHSIVLVEEVAQELKEKTKAQLKAMEEGKKDRVGWNITKELGMAGNVTLGPDTGHSSLNSVQGSQEHET, from the exons ATGGCAGCTGAGGGACTCTTCAAGGAGCTCTTTGACGCAATGACTTGTCCTATATGCCTGGTGTGCTTTAAAGATCCTGTGATGTTAGATTGTGGACACAACTTCTGCAAAGCCTGCGTCGACCAGTACTGGGCAGAGTCTGATGGGGCCTCTGCTTGTCCTGAGTGTTGGAAGCTTTTTCAGCAAAGGGGTGGCAGACCGAACTGGCAACTGGCAGGAGTGGTACAGCTTGTCAAGAAACTTTGGTGGGAAATGAGAGCAGAAGTGAAGCGAGACATGTGCAAGAAGCATCGGAGCCCCCTGAAACTCTTCTGTAAGGACGATCAAGCCCCCCTATGTGTGGTGTGCAAAGACACCGAGGCACACAAGGGCCATAGCATAGTTTTGGTGGAAGAGGTTGCGCAAGAACTCAAG GAAAAAACCAAGGCCCAGCTGAAGGctatggaggaagggaagaaggaccGTGTGGGCTGGAACATAACTAAGGAGTTGGGAATGGCTG GAAATGTGACTCTGGGTCCAGACACAGGACATAGCAGCCTCAATTCTGTCCAAGGCTCCCAAGAGCATGAGACGTAA
- the CA5A gene encoding carbonic anhydrase 5A, mitochondrial: MARLLRPLLRLSGAFNSGPARPCSLGACASYRLRDGVHPLWQSPITIPGGRRQSPINIQWRDSVYDPDLKPLEIRYDPATCLHMWNNGYSFLVEFEDTTDKSIITGGPLENNYRLKQFHFHWGAINEWGSEHTVDCKVFPAELHLVHWNSCKYDSFEEAIMEDNGLAVIGVFLKLGANHSGLQKLVDALPSIKHKDALVEFEEFDASCLLPSCPDYWTYAGSLTTPPLSESVTWIIKKRAIEVDEDQLEVFRMLLFTPDGEEEKRMVDNFRPLQPIMDRTVRSSFPTQHRLNLETRSKEPIFHTQERVPLKETVYL; encoded by the exons atggccCGGCTGCTGCGGCCGCTGCTTCGCCTCAGCGGGGCCTTCAActccggcccggcccggccctgcAGTTTGGGCGCCTGCGCCTCCTACCGCCTCCGGGACGGCG TGCATCCATTATGGCAGAGCCCAATTACAATTCCAGGGGGCAGACGACAATCTCCAATCAACATCCAATGGAGAGACAGTGTTTATGACCCTGATCTTAAACCCCTTGAAATACGCTATGACCCAGCCACTTGCCTCCATATGTGGAACAACGGCTACTCTTTCCTGGTTGAGTTTGAGGATACCACAGATAAATCAA TTATTACAGGAGGCCCCTTGGAGAACAACTACAGGCTGAAGCAGTTCCACTTTCACTGGGGAGCCATAAATGAGTGGGGCTCAGAGCACACGGTTGACTGTAAGGTCTTCCCAGCAGAG CTGCATTTAGTTCACTGGAATTCTTGCAAATATGACAGTTTTGAAGAAGCTATTATGGAGGATAATGGTCTGGCTGTGATTGGAGTCTTTTTGAAG CTTGGTGCCAATCACAGTGGGCTGCAGAAGTTAGTAGATGCCTTACCTTCAATTAAGCACAAG GATGCGCTGGTTGAATTTGAAGAATTTGACGCGTCCTGCCTGTTGCCATCGTGCCCAGATTATTGGACGTATGCAGGGTCTTTGACCACCCCGCCACTTTCAGAGTCTGTCACCTGGATCATCAAGAAGAGGGCAATAGAGGTTGATGAAGATCAG CTCGAGGTATTTCGGATGCTGCTCTTCACCCctgatggagaggaagagaagaggatgGTGGACAATTTCCGTCCGCTTCAGCCAATAATGGATCGTACCGTTCGTTCATCTTTTCCAACCCAGCACAGGCTGAACCTAGAAACAAGATCAAAGGAACCGATTTTCCATACCCAGGAGCGAGTGCCTCTTAAGGAGACTGTGTATCTTTGA